The Apibacter raozihei DNA segment TATAAAAATTTTTATCTTTATATACTAAACCTATTTCATTATCCGCAAGGGCAAAAACTTGTAACTTTTCCTTTAATTTTTCATTTAAAAGTAAAGTTTCTAAATTAATATAAGGATTAAAAGGTTGCTCCATGTCGTAAATTTCCAGTATTTCTTTCCAAAAAATCCAATGAGAACCTTTTTCCAAAATTCGTATCAATTCACCATTTTTAAATACCAATCCAATCGTGTTGGTAATAATTCGTACTTTTTTCATAAGTATAAAATTTACATTATAATTATTATTTTATAAATTAAAAAGGTGTATTGAAAAGAAATTCCTTTCCTTATACGGAAACAAAAGAGGTTTAAAAATGTTTGATATAATCATTTTTGTTTTTAATCACTAAAATTTAATGGTTTAATATTTTAGTGAATTCACAAAATGTTTATAAAAATTATAAGTAAACCTGGTTATGTTTTCAGAGTATTCGGTAAAGTGCCGTTTAATTATCCAACGATAATAAGCCGAATCTCCTTTCAATAAACCTAAGTCGAGAAATTTTTTAAGGTATCTCATCCTTCCTACTAATAGATTTACAGTCTATTAAACAAACCGATGTCCAATTAAGAGTTGGATGCTGGAATCGAACCAGCCAGATTTATACTGTGCTCTACCCATTGAGCTATGCTTTAAAAAACAACAGGACTCGAACCTGTAACCCCAGCGTCCATGGTTAGCAGACACACGTTTTGTTTCCAGTATGGTAACAGCCAAAGGCTTATACCACTTCCATGCTATACAGAAACATGAGATTCAGACAACGAACCGGTGTTACTCGTACTCAGGCAGGGAATTGAACCCTAATCTCCAGATTGAAAATCTGATGCACTTGCCATTATGCTACTTGAGCGAATCATTGAAAGTAGCTATTAACTATTTCAATACTGCAAATATGCATGCCTAAGTGTGTTATAGAATTGCGTAATTAAATAATTTTATATAATTTTTTTTATATAACTGTAAATCATTATTTTATTTATGATTTAATTTTTTTAATTAGAGAGATAATTCTCAGTTACGCAATTATATTGCGTCTTTTAAATTAAAATGAATTATATTTGAAAAGATAAGAACAATATGGCGACTAACAAATCTGCATTAATACGTTACAGAACTATAGATAATTGTTTACGAAACCCATATCGGAAATGGACACTTGAAGATTTGATCGATAAGGTTTCCGACGCATTATATGAATATGAAGGCATAACCACGGGTGTAAGTAAGAGAACAATTCAGGCCGATATTCAGTTAATGAGAAGCGATAAATTAGGATATAATGCACCTATTATTGTTAAAGAAAGAAAATATTATGTTTATGATGATCCTGAATATAGTATAACCAACTCACCAATCACCGATGCCGATATGGGGAAAATGAAGGAAATTGTAGCTGTATTAAAGCAGCTTAACGGTTTTCAGTATTTTGATGAAATGAGTGAAATGATAGCCAGATTAGAGAATAGTTTATATAAAACAGAAGATAAAAAACAGGAATTTATACAATTTGAAGGAAATCAACGATTAAGAGGTATTAAATATATTACTCCTATTTATCATGCAATAGTTCATAAAAAACCATTACTTATTAATTATAAATCTTTTAAAGCCATACAGGCTAGGCAATCTGTTTACTATCCTTATCTACTCAAAGAATATCGTAATCGCTGGTTTCTGGTATCTAAGCAGAAAAGCGGAAAATTTCTTTATAATCTTGCCTTGGATCGTATGGAAGAAGTCTACGAATTGGCAGCAGAACCTTATGTTGAGTATGAAGGGGTTGACTTTAACCGTTATTTTGACGATGTAATAGGAGTTTCCAAAACAGAAAAAGATAGGGCACAAAAAGTTATTTTATGGTTTAATAAAGATAATGCTCCCTATGTAATTACTAAGCCTTTGCATAGCTCTCAGCAGATTGTAAAGAACGAAGAGGATGGAGGTATAGTAATACGAATTGATGTAGTACTTAATTTTGAACTGGAAAGAGAAATATTAGGTTTTGGAGATACAGTAAAGGTGTTAAGTCCCAGATTATTGCAGAAAAAAATAAGAAAAAAGTTATTCAGTGCATCCCAATTATACACCGAAGCAGAAACAGAATCTGAAGATTAGTAAAAAAACAATTTATCTTTCACTTTTAAGTCTTGGGATTTGTAAATCCCATTTCACAGCTATATAACGTAGTAGTACAACTACTCCAACAGTGATAATGCTTATAAAAGGAAGTTGAAAATTAAACAGTTGTAAAAATACAAAACAGCTACCTCCTAAAATACAAGGAAAGGCATATATTTCACGTTTAAATATCTGAGGAATTTTATTTAGAAAAACATCCCTGAGAATTCCGCCAATAATACCTGTAATAGTTGCCATAGAAATAATAACCCATGAGTTATAGCCTAGAAGCATGGCCTTTTCTGCACCGACGACTACAAATAAGCCCAGCCCGATACTGTCACTCCAGAAGAAAAATCTGTTGAGATGGTTAAGATGTTCCCTTAGAAAAATATAAAATAAAAGAGCCAGAAGTGTACACCATAAATAGATACTGTTTAGCATCCAAAAAGGAGTTATATCTAAAAGAAGATCCCGTAAAGTTCCCCCGCCCACAGCAGTTACGAAGCCCAGAACAAACGCTCCGAACCAGTCGCAATTTTTAGTAGCAGCTCCTCGTATACCGTTAATAGCAAAAGCAAAAGTTCCTATAAATTCAATGATTTCCACATATCGGATTTGTAGGAGTAAATCAATTACAGATTCTTTCATTTTTCTGACTAAATTTTAAAAATTTTGCAATATTACAATATTTATTAAAAATTTTAGAAAAGGATAACCATAATTTATTAATCCGAGTTTGTAATTATTTTATGGCAAGAATGGCTTCAGCTAATAAAGTACAATATTCTAAATTTTCCGGAAGATTTAATATGTCTCGTTCAATTTGATAAATCCGGTTGGTAATAGATGTTATATCAGCACCTGTCTTTTTGAGAATGAAAATATCCGGAATGTAATTCTTAAATTTATTGCTACCATTAATAATACCTTCAAAATTAGAGTGCCAGTTTATCCATAAAATATCATTGATTTTTTTGAAGAGAATAAAATCCTGACTTGTCTTTAGCGTATTCTTAAGGCCATTGCTTCGATTAAATAAAAGAAGTAATGATTCGGTTTCTTCAATCAAAGTTTTATCTTCAAAATAGTTAGCAGTATTAATAGCCAGATAAGGAAAATCCAATTCATTATTTTTATCAAAAGCAGAAGCATAGGAATGTCCGGAATTATTGTAAGTAATTTGGGCTGTAAGTTCCGCTAATAATAAATAAGTATTAGGTGCAAAATCAGTGTTTAACGTTGAAAAATCTTTTAATTTCTGATAAATTTCATAAGCAAACCGCCACTGTTCAATATCCGGGATAATAGTGTATAATTCTCTAACCGGATCAGGTAAGGTATCTATGTAGACATCAAATAATGAGAGTATAGAACAAGCCCATCCCGGTTTAACCTGATCCGGAATATTATCTAAAATCAAAGGGCTTGAATTATTTATTAGATACTCTTGCTTTTTATCCATATTCTTATTGAGGGGGCAAAGGTACAAAAATGACTTATATAAGTTTTAATTCAGTAATTAATTTTTGCTTGTGTAAATAACAATCTGTTTATGAATTTATGAGGTAATATAATCTTTAAAAAGTTTCAATTTTCGTACCTTTGCATTTGTCTTAAAAATATCTGTAAATCTATAATTTTAAGACAATTAAATTTATGAATCAGGATTATATAAAAATATACGGAGCCAGAGAACATAATTTGAAAGATTTGTCTTTGGAAATTCCCAGAAATAAGTTGGTGGTAATTACAGGATTGAGTGGTAGTGGTAAATCATCATTGGCATTTGATACTATTTTTGCAGAAGGTCAGCGAAGATACATTGAAACTTTTTCAGCCTATGCCCGCCAATTTTTAGGTACTTTGGAACGTCCGGATGTTGATAAAATTGACGGACTTTCTCCTGTTATAGCAATAGAGCAGAAAACTACGTCTAAAAATCCTCGTTCGACTGTAGGAACAGTTACAGAATTATATGATTTTTTCCGTTTATTGTATGCGCGTGCATCTGATGCCTACTCCTATAATACAGGAGAAAAAATGATTAAATACTCGGAAGATCAGATTATCGATTTGATTTATAAGGATTTTTTAGGAGAAAAAGTACTGTTACTGGCGCCATTAATCCGTTCAAGGAAAGGACATTACCGAGAATTATTTGCAGGTCTGGCAAAAAAGGGTTTTTTACAGGTTAGAGTTGATGGAGAGCTTAGAGAGATTGGAAAAGACATGAAGCTGGATAGATATAAAATACATGATATAGAAGTGGTTGTGGATAAGTTAGCTATCGATGAAAATGAATACAATCAGCGCATTTTATCTTCTGTCCGTTTAGCTATGCAGCATGGTGAGGGTACAATCATGTTGCTTAAACAGGGTGAAGAACAAGGGAAATATTTTAGTAAAAATCTCATGTGTCCTACTACGGGAATTTCTTATCAGGTACCTGAACCCAATACGTTTTCATTTAATTCTCCCAAAGGGGCATGTGAGCACTGCAATGGTATAGGAAGAGTGAAAGAAATTAATATATCTAAACTTATACCTAACACCAAACTGTCTTTTAATAAAAATGTTTTTCCAGTCTTTGAAGAATTAAAACATACCGGGTGGATTATGTCGCAGATAGAAATTATTTTGAAAAAAAATGGTTTTGACATGAGTACTCCTTGGGAAAAACTTTCTGAGCAGGCGCAAAATGAGGTGTTATATGGTGCTAATGAAAAAATTACCATGGATTTGGATTATGCTCAGATCAAGAAGACCTATAAGATAAGTTTTGAGGGTGTGCTGGAACATCTGACCCGTTTAACGGAAGGTAATGAAGAGGGAGATACTCAAAAATTTAAGACCCAGATATTTGAAGATAATATTTGTCCGGTTTGTCAGGGAGCACGTTTAAAAAAAGAAAGTTTATTTTTCAGGCTTGATGAGAAAAACATTTCAGAAATATCAAATTATTCGTTAAAACAATTAGATGTCTGGATTAAAGAACTTCCCGCAAAAATTTCCGAAAATCAAAATATAATAGCCAAAGAGTTGTTGCAGGAGATAACCAAAAGGTTAAGTTTTCTGTTAGATGTTGGGTTGGAATACTTAAGTTTAAACCGTCCTTCTCAAACGCTTTCCGGAGGTGAATCCCAAAGGATACGTCTGGCTACGCAAATTGGTTCTCAGCTGGTAAATGTACTGTATATTTTAGATGAGCCTAGTATTGGTCTACATCAAAGAGATAATGTAAAATTAATAGAATCACTTAAAAAACTAAGAGATTTAGGAAATTCGGTAATAGTTGTAGAGCATGATAAAGATATGATTTTACATGCAGACTATGTGATTGATTTAGGGCCTTTTGCTGGCAAAAGGGGAGGGGAAATAGTATGGCAGGGTGAACCTAAAGATATATCAGAAGCTAATACGTTAACATCTCAATATATAAACGGTCAGCTAAAAATTAATGTTCCGGATGAAAGAAGAGCAGGAAATGGTCATCATTTAAAATTATCAGGTTGTACCGGAAATAATTTAAAAAATGTAACCTTGGATATTCCGTTAGGAAGTTTAGTATGCATCACCGGAGTTTCAGGTAGTGGTAAATCTTCTTTGATAACCAATACTTTATACTCCATTTTAAACAAGCATTTTTATCGCGCTGAAAAGCTGCCTTTACCATACAAAAAAATTGAAGGAATAGAATTTTTGGATAAAATTGTAGATGTTGATCAATCTCCTATTGGCAGAACTCCACGTTCTAATCCAGCTACCTATACCGGAGTTTTTACCGAAATAAGAAATCTTTTTGCTCAACTTCCAGAATCTAAAATAAGAGGATATAAATTAGGACGTTTTTCATTCAACGTTAAAGGAGGAAGATGTGAAGTTTGTCAGGGTTCCGGACTAAAGCTTATCGAAATGAATTTTTTACCGGATATCTATGTTCATTGTGAAACCTGTCATGGGAAACGATTTAATAGAGAAACCTTAGAAGTTCGGTATAAAGGAAAATCTATTTCCGATGTTTTGGATATGACTATCGATGAAGCGGTTGAATTTTTTCAACCCATACCTAAGATTTATCAAAAGATTAAAACTTTACAAGAAGTAGGATTAGGGTATATAACTTTGGGACAACAGTCTACTACTTTATCGGGAGGCGAAGCACAAAGAGTAAAATTAGCTACTGAACTAAGTAAAAAACAAACCGGAAATACTATTTACATATTAGATGAACCTACTACTGGCTTGCATTTTGAAGATATTCGTATACTAATGGATGTTATTAATAGGCTGGTTGATTTAGGTAACTCTGTACTTATAATTGAACATAACCTGGATGTTATCAAAGCTTCTGATTATATTGTGGATATAGGATTGGAAGGAGGAGATAAAGGAGGTAAAATTGTGGTGCAAGGAACTCCGGAAGAAATAATAAAAAATAAAGTAAGTTATACAGCAAAATATTTAAAAGAGGAAATGCTTTAAAATATTAAATACGTGTAAAGTATAAAATGTATTAAAATAAAGGTCTTTTTTAGCGGGATTTTTATATTTTTGCATCGATTTTTAAATTACTATAAAGTTAGATTATGCCTAAGCAAAGAGATTCTTTTTTCGATTCTATAAAATTTATATTAATTTTTTTAGTGGTTCTTGGTCATTTGCTGGAAGCAGTAGCAGGCATAAATCATTTGAATCGAGTAGCTTTCGATTTTATATATACCTTTCATATGCCTCTTTTTATTTTTATTTCAGGCTATTTTTCTAAAAATATTACTTGGAATAAATTTGTGAAAAGCTTTAAATCATTATTTTCAACTTATGTTGTTTTCCAGTTTTTATTTATTTTATTTCAGTTCTTTTTTTCAGGGAAATTTGATTGGTTTAAGTTTCTCTTTTTTCCTCAAAGCGTTTTATGGTACATAGCAGGGTTGATGATTTGGCGCTTTTTATTCTATTTTATTGAAAAATTTAAAATTTCATTTATACTGGTATTTACTATTTCATTAGTAATTACTTTTGCTTTAGGTTTTACGAAAGATGTAATTCCTTTTTCAAGAATATTAACTTTCTTCCCTTATTTTATTTTAGGATATTTTTGCAGTGAAAAGTTTATAAAAAAAATAAGATCTATAAATAAAATATATTTTACGGCCTTCTTAATTTTATTTTTTTTAGCACTGTATTTTACAACAAGTAATTTATATAGATACAATCTTTTTGGAGAATCTACTTACAACGCTTATCCAACTATATTGGAAGGAATTGTTTACAGAGGAGTATGGTTTTTGATTACCATTATTGTTTCCATAGCTTTTATAAATGTGATGCCTGTTATATTTCCTAATTTAGGATTAAATACAATGGAGATTTATTTGCTTCATCCACTCTTTGTTTATTACATATTTAATATTATTGTAGGTTATTATCATTTAAACCCACCTTTTATCTTGGTTTTTTTGTCAGCTGTGCTTATTGTTATAATTTGTTTATATTTAGGAAAGTTGAAATTTATTAAATACCTAATAAATCCTATGGATTTATGGAAAAAACGGTCCTGATTATATTAAATAACAAATAATATAAATATTTATATTCATTTATTAAATTATTCTTATTTAATATTATATTTTGTTTTTGTAAGATTTTCAGTATAAATTTTTATACTTATAAATATTTTATATAAGTAAAAGTATGTATCTTAGTTGATAATTTATAATAATATAAAAATCTTATGAAAAGAATTTTTCTTATATTAACTCTTTTTGTGATTAGTAGTTCTTTTTCGCAAACAATAGACCTCGAAACAGTTAAAAAAGAAGTAATAAATAAAAACTCTTCATTTTATTATGAAGATTTGGTAAAGCAATTTATTGAACATCCTGAAACTTTTCGAGCTGATACAGTAAAATCTGAATATTTATATTACGGTAAATTATTTTCTACCTACTATAAGAAATCATCTGAGGTTAAGTCGCAAAATATGCGGTTGATAAAATTAACCGGAGATAAAAAATATTCTAAAGCTATTGCTTTAGGAGAGAATTTGATCGAAAAAGATCCTGTAAATTTAGTTATTATAATGAATTTAATTAATTCGTATAAAAACCAAAATAAGGATGAAAACAAAGATAAAATAAATAAATTATCTCTACAGGCAGAGATTTTGCTAACTGCTATAGCCAAGTATGGTGATGGTAAATCTAAGGAAACTGCGTTTAAAGTTATTGCTTTAGGGGATGAATATATTCTGCTAAATTATTTAGGGATTAATTTGGCTAAATATACTCGAAAATCGGAAAATTCGAAAACAAAAGAAATTTTAGATATCTGGACGAAAGATAATAACTTCGCAGATGATCATAGAGAGAAAATTTATACAGTTGTATACTCAAATGTAGATTAAATTTTTTGAATATTTATCGTACTAAATAAGTTTTATTTTTGGTTAGTTAAAATTTTAACATAAAAACCGATAGTTTTTGACATAATTTTTAATTTTATTAAATTCTGTGCAATATCAGTTGAAGATGATTGGATATTCATAATACAAATACTTATATTTACAAAAAATATTATTTATGATTGTTCACGATTTTAGTCAAACTAAATCTATATTAAATCATTTTGTAGCAGAGTTAAGAGACGTTGAAGTACAAAAAGACCGAATGCGTTTCAGAAGGAATTTAGAAAGAATAGGTGAAATATTAGGGTATGAATTAAGTAAATCATTAAATTACCATACTGAAAATATTAAAACCCCACTTGGAATTAAGCCTACAGACTTATTGGATCAACAACCTGTTCTATGCACCATATTGCGTGCAGGGTTACCTTTACATCAGGGAATGATGAACTTTTTTGATCAGGCAGAAACTACGTTTGTGTCTGCTTTTCGTCATCATCCAAATGGTGAAAAGGAATTTGAAATTGTGGTTGAATATCTGGCTACTCCTTCTCTACAGGATAAAACTTTAATCATTTCTGATCCTATGTTAGCTACGGGTGAATCATTGGCTAATGTGTATGAAGTATTATTAAGTCAGGGAGTTCCTAAAAAAGTTCATATTGTTGCAGCTATAGGTTCAAAACCTGGAATTGATTATATAACTAAAAAACTTCCCGAAAATTCTGAACTATGGATTGCTTCTGTTGATGAAAGGCTTGATGATAATCAATATATTATACCAGGATTAGGTGACGCAGGAGATCTTGCTTTTGGTAAAAAATTGTCAAAATAAACTGAATTTTTTAAATTCAATTAAAAAGCTGAAGTTTAAACTTCAGCTTTTTGTGTTTAATAAAATTACTAATGATTTTAAGAGTAAAAGGTTATACTAACTTGGTTGTACAAATTTATTTTTTTGAATATTCTTCTTCATAATCACAGATGCGTTGAACTTTAGGAGTGGAACCTCCTCCGCTAAATTCAGATTCAAGCCATGTGTTTAGTAAGCTTTTAGCAAGTTCATGTCCAATAACTCGTTCCCCAAAGCAAATAATTTGAGCATTATTACTTTTTCTCGCTCTTTCAGCAGAAAACGGGTCATGACATACGGCTGCTCTTACACCAGGTATTTTATTAGCAGTTATAGCCATACCTATGCCAGTTCCACATGTTAATACAGCTCGTTCAAATTCTCCTGAAGCAACAGCTTTGGCTACATTTGCTGCAACATCCGGGTAAAGAACCACTTCACCTTTTTCTGCTCCAAAATCCTTTACTTCATATCCTAGCTTTTCCAAATATTCTTTTAATACTATTTTTAATGCATAAGCCGCTTCATCACAACCTATTGCTATTTTTTTCTTTTCCATGATATACTATTATATTTTCTGAATTAGTAAATGACTTAATTTCAATAACACAAATATACTTACTAAAACAAAACTAAACAATACTATTACGAAATAATTTTTATGATAATTAACAGTTTTTATCATAGATGTATAATATATTAATTGATAATCAGTTAATTAATTAATTATTAAATATTTCGATAGTGAAACTTTTGTTTCAATAAAATATTGATGGGTAAATTAACAAGATTAAAAAACAGATTAATATATAATTTTTACTTATTATTGCTAATTGACTGATTGATATATGTCTTTATTAAATATTATTCTATTTTAGAATGAATTTTGAGTATAAATTTTTTATCAAAGATGAAAATGAATAAGATAATAATTATATTTGAAAGTATGGTAGAAATTCCTACTACAGAACTATACAGTTCGTTTCCATTAGAGATGTAAAGAGGAAATAGGATGCCTATAGAATTGATCATTCCATGAAATAAACAAGGAGCCAATATTGAGTTTGTTTTATATGTTAAATAACTAAAAATAGGACTAATTGTTATAGTAAACAGACACATAATTAAAATTCCTACAATTAGTGATGATGGATAATTATGCCCCATAATAATTAGCGGAATATGCCATAAGCCCCAAATGGTTCCTATAAATATTGATGATCTAAAGAAACCCAATGATTTTGTTTCATTAAGTAAAAAATTTCTCCATCCGAATTCTTCTCCAAATGTTGCAAATAAGTTTACAATTCCTCCAAAGATTGTACACTGTATGAAGAATGCAAAAAATAATATAATAGGTGAAATAGATGATATATTATAAGATGTTGAAGATGTAGGAATTAATTTTTGAGTTAATTTTGTTAAACGAAAAGAAAAACCTTCACTTGAGAAGTCAACTTGTCCAAAATTTTCATTCAAATGATTATTTCCAAATATCCAAATAATTGTAAAAGATAATAATATTAAACAAACAAATACCAAGGGTGTTAATAAAAGCTTATTATAAGGCTTAAAATTTAATTTTAAGGAAAACTTATTTTTTTTTAATTTAATTAATAAAAGAGCTGCGGATGTAGGTCCATACATATATACGATAACAAGTAATAAATATGTTATGGAATTGGATTTACAGCCAATCAGATTAATTAAATAGGCAATTGTCCAGCTAAAAGAAAAGATAAAATAATAAATAATGTAATATTTTTTTTATCAATTTTTTTCATAGATGTTAAATTGTTGACTGATAACAAAAGCTTCGCTCCAACATGCCTGAAAATTAAACCCTCCGGTAATTGCATCTATGTCAATAACTTCACCAGCAAAATAAAGATTTTGAACTAGTTTTGACTGCATTGTCCGGAAATCTATTTCTTTACGATTAACTCCTCCGGCAGTAACAAATTCATCTTTAAATGTACTTTTGCCATTTATTGTTAGCCTGGTATTTGTTAATGTTTCTGTAATTCTATTTATATCAGTTTTACTCAATTCAGCAAGCACTTTTTCTTTTATATCTAAAACATTTAGCATATTTTGCCAGAATCTTTGTGTAAGATTATAGGGTTTAAGAGAATAAATGGATTTTTTAGGATTTTGAACTTTGTAACCGTTAAGTGTATTTTTAACTTCGTCAAAACTCTCAGAAACCCAATTAATTTTAAGAATAAAGTTATATTTTAATTCAGCAAGTTCTCTGGCCTTCCAGGCAGAAAGTTTAAGTATTGATGGGCCACTCAGTCCCCAGTGGGTTATTAATAAAGGTCCGTATTCAGTATGTTTTAACAAAGGAATTGATATTTCAGCTTCAGTAAAAGAAGTTCCCTGAAGATTCTGGATTAAAGGAGATTTACAATTAAATGTAAATAGACTGGGAACAGGAGAAATTATTGAATGGCCTAATTTAGATATAATTTTCCACATTTTGGGAGAGCTTCCTGTTGCTATGATTAATGCATCAGCTTCATAAACGAATTTCGAAGTTATAATTTTAAACAATTGATTTTCATTCATTATATCAGAAACAACAGTTTCGTAATGTACTTGTATATTGTTTTTTTCAGTATGTTTAAGTAATGTGTCAATGATTGTTTGCGATGTATTAGTGTCAGGAAATACCCTGTTATCAGCTTCTATATTTAAATTAACTTTTCTTCTTTCAAACCAGTCAAAAGTATCAGAAGGTTGAAAATGAGAAAAAATACTAGTTAATTCTTTGGAACCTCTAGGATAGAATTTAACAAGTTCTTTAGGATTAAAACATGCATGTGTTACATTACACCTCCCTCCACCAGATATTTTAACCTTTTGTAAAGGATGTTTGGATTGTTCTAATATGGTAACTTTCCAATTAGTTTTATTAAGATTTGCTGCTAAGAAAAAGCCGGAAGCTCCTCCACCTATGATAACTAATTTTTTCAAAGAGTTATAAATTTATTTAGATTGTATTAGTCCTAATTTTATATAAATGAATAGGACTGGTTTAACCAGTCCTATTTGAATTTATGATTTTTTAAATAATCTTTTTATTCTGGATATTAAGGAATTGTCGTAATTTTCATCTTCTTCAAAATATCCGTATCCATATCCGTATCCATATCCGTATCCATAACCATACCCATAACCGTATCCATAGCCTCCAGGATTTGTAAAGTCATTAAAAATTATTCCTATATGATTTACTTCTCCTGCTTTGTATTTTTCATTTATGCTTCGTAATAATTGTTTATATGTATAGTTACATCTTGTTACATATAATCTAGCATCTGAAAGTCCCATTAAATCGTAAGCATCAATTACTAAACCTACTGGTGGTGAATCAATAATTATATAGTCGTATAAATTTCTTAACTTTTCAATTAATTCCCGATTCTCATCACTAATTAAAAGTTCTCCCGGGTTAGGTGGAATTGGTCCTGCAGGTATAATATCAAAATTATCATAACCTGTAGGTTTAATAATTTCTTCAAGAGTATTATTTCCAGACAAATAACCGGATAAACCTACTTTATTACTTATATTAAAGTCATCAAAAATTCTAGGCTTTCTTAAATCCATGCCTACCAGTACGGTTTTCTTACCGCTTAGAGCGATTACTGATGCTAAGTTGATAGCTATAAAAGTTTTACCTTCGCCCCCAATAGAGGATGTGATAAGAAATACTTTACCGTTTTTAACAGTTTTTTCGTTAAATAAAAATCTAAGATTTGAACGTATAGCTCTAAAGCTTTCTGAAATACTTGATTTAGGTCTTGTTAAAACAACTAAATTATTTTCTGCATTTTTTGGACCTATAGTACCAATTAAAGGAATTTTAGTGGTAGACTTAAGATCAGAAATTAATTTTATCTTATTATCTAATAA contains these protein-coding regions:
- the rpiB gene encoding ribose 5-phosphate isomerase B; the protein is MEKKKIAIGCDEAAYALKIVLKEYLEKLGYEVKDFGAEKGEVVLYPDVAANVAKAVASGEFERAVLTCGTGIGMAITANKIPGVRAAVCHDPFSAERARKSNNAQIICFGERVIGHELAKSLLNTWLESEFSGGGSTPKVQRICDYEEEYSKK
- a CDS encoding CPBP family intramembrane glutamic endopeptidase, with the translated sequence MNENFGQVDFSSEGFSFRLTKLTQKLIPTSSTSYNISSISPIILFFAFFIQCTIFGGIVNLFATFGEEFGWRNFLLNETKSLGFFRSSIFIGTIWGLWHIPLIIMGHNYPSSLIVGILIMCLFTITISPIFSYLTYKTNSILAPCLFHGMINSIGILFPLYISNGNELYSSVVGISTILSNIIIILFIFIFDKKFILKIHSKIE
- a CDS encoding BaiN/RdsA family NAD(P)/FAD-dependent oxidoreductase — encoded protein: MKKLVIIGGGASGFFLAANLNKTNWKVTILEQSKHPLQKVKISGGGRCNVTHACFNPKELVKFYPRGSKELTSIFSHFQPSDTFDWFERRKVNLNIEADNRVFPDTNTSQTIIDTLLKHTEKNNIQVHYETVVSDIMNENQLFKIITSKFVYEADALIIATGSSPKMWKIISKLGHSIISPVPSLFTFNCKSPLIQNLQGTSFTEAEISIPLLKHTEYGPLLITHWGLSGPSILKLSAWKARELAELKYNFILKINWVSESFDEVKNTLNGYKVQNPKKSIYSLKPYNLTQRFWQNMLNVLDIKEKVLAELSKTDINRITETLTNTRLTINGKSTFKDEFVTAGGVNRKEIDFRTMQSKLVQNLYFAGEVIDIDAITGGFNFQACWSEAFVISQQFNIYEKN